A single region of the Leishmania panamensis strain MHOM/PA/94/PSC-1 chromosome 21 sequence genome encodes:
- a CDS encoding vacuolar sorting-associated-like protein (TriTrypDB/GeneDB-style sysID: LpmP.21.0500), producing the protein MAFRTPEDEDPDESIVTLRGPVLTAAEEQKKWLQEALIAVDRKGGIMRNSIEAKENIIVVIRAAAQMLDELRTNLLEPQNYYELYMRVFSMMETFMEYLEDENRAKRHTLEEMYERVQFCGYIVPRLYLLIAAGAVYIKDGDHPALDIARDLVEMCKGVQHPTRGLFLRHFLLTMMKGKLPGDPNRLASDVRNGATEDGGTVTDTANLLVQNFKEMNWLWIRMEAGSYANRNGGSTNSVTAGSPTTAALPAPSPPPTVSIAASSWSPDTGTHPGAPLGLPQRSLRAARRTQQERRAMCVLVGINVVRVAQLDGISRDVYANTILPHLLSIMVRYCEPLAQQYLFEVLIQVFPDEFHLFTIDKLFGAITRTVSGVEVTELLRSLMERLCKYAMAVQDGVADVSSPEEEAKLRDLFPMLLTQLSGMPISYKTHMLTNTVIKRTSSVPPPTPMMLGAYVTTMRHLVDVAMTLYGRSTKRRFMSLSNIIDVAAAKFSASAADPSEAMNGAEAATAATVSTAASISPAAALAAGQFLVHVITGCCATVQEVMAMEGIATLTSCLPFLQRREVAIAVCEVALRGSTAAPVLPSVSKAASSGAGSGGLKSAAVVTAPPPLSRPITTLEDVARLFELLDPFLVEQPDAPSDLGLIYRYNPTVEFVEEQNLVCRILHLLSNDDPAVYTKMLTGARKALLQGGARRIPLTYPTLMTLHRRAALRLYAQYQRAASSNSKSDEGERDGDDAATAAASQAMKAVRKCFSHMHSGDSKGILEVFAVEAPVEALKEYLRCSNTADVCEQPETSYELYVSALTLYEGHVEDTRDQIDSLVACVNSIYQMRHMAEENYEVLAARICQYASKMLKKRDQSYLIAICAALFAKKQLSRESQERVQECLRRSLKLAGQVLALAQLELYVQLLNIFLRFFTPKSGYLVSVELVNELIEKITETSEVQRSEVSDDGNRSAVDNEERDKAANTFANIRLFYRNITKYIRSRQSAEERWNEIDV; encoded by the coding sequence ATGGCATTTCGAACCCCAGAAGACGAGGACCCCGACGAGTCCATCGTCACCCTACGCGGCCCGGTGTTGACAGCtgcggaggagcagaagaagtgGCTGCAGGAGGCCCTCATCGCCGTCGATCGCAAAGGTGGCATCATGCGCAACTCCATAGAAGCCAAGGAAAACATAATAGTGGTGAttcgcgccgctgcgcagatGCTGGATGAGCTGCGCACAAACCTGCTGGAGCCGCAAAACTACTACGAGCTCTACATGAGGGTGTTTAGCATGATGGAAACATTTATGGAGTACCTCGAGGACGAGAACCGCGCAAAGCGGCACACCCTGGAGGAGATGTATGAGCGAGTGCAGTTCTGCGGCTACATTGTACCTCGGTTGTACCTCCTCATTGCGGCTGGTGCTGTGTATATCAAGGATGGCGATCATCCCGCCCTCGATATTGCGCGAGACTTGGTGGAGATGTGCAAGGGTGTGCAACACCCGACCCGCGGGTTGTTTCTACGGCACTTTCTGCTGACGATGATGAAGGGCAAACTGCCGGGCGACCCAAACCGACTGGCCAGCGACGTCCGAAATGGGGCCACGGAGGATGGCGGCACGGTGACGGACACCGCCAATCTACTCGTGCAGAACTTCAAGGAGATGAACTGGTTGTGGATTCGCATGGAGGCAGGGAGCTACGCCAaccgcaacggcggcagcacaaaCAGTGTCACCGCCGGAAGCCCGACTACTGCCGCACTGCCGGccccctcgcctccaccgACTGTGTCGATCGCCGCCTCGTCATGGTCGCCCGACACCGGCACACACCCGGGCGCGCCGCTTGGCTTGCCGCAGCGGTCGCTGCGTGCGGCGCGCCGcacgcagcaggagcgccgtGCCATGTGTGTCCTCGTCGGCATCAATGTGGTTCGTGTGGCACAGCTGGACGGCATCAGTCGTGATGTCTACGCGAACACAATACTACCGCATCTTCTGTCCATCATGGTACGCTACTGCGAGCCGTTGGCGCAGCAGTACCTCTTCGAGGTACTCATTCAAGTCTTCCCGGACGAGTTCCATCTCTTCACGATCGACAAGCTCTTCGGTGCCATCACTCGCACTGTCTCTGGAGTCGAGGTGACCGAGCTGCTCCGCTCGCTGATGGAGCGGCTCTGCAAGTACGCCATGGCTGTGCAGGACGGCGTGGCGGATGTGTCGAGTCctgaagaggaggcgaagctgcgcgatCTGTTCCCGATGCTGCTCACCCAGCTGAGTGGCATGCCCATCTCGTACAAAACGCACATGCTCACCAACACCGTGATCAAGCGCACCTCGTCCgtaccgccgccgacgcccATGATGTTGGGTGCGTACGTGACGACTATGCGGCATCTTGTGGACGTGGCCATGACGCTCTATGGAAGGTCGACGAAGCGCCGCTTCATGTCGCTGTCAAATATTATCGATGTTGCAGCTGCCAAATTCtctgcgtcagcagcggaCCCGTCAGAGGCGATGAACGGGGCCGAGGCTGCaactgcagcgacggtgtcaacagccgcctccatcaGCCCAGCGGCGGCCCTCGCGGCGGGCCAGTTCCTCGTCCACGTCATTACAGGGTGCTGTGCGACAGTGCAAGAGGTAATGGCCATGGAAGGCATTGCAACTCTCACGTCGTGCCTGCCGTTCCTGCAGAGACGCGAAGTGGCCATAGCGGTGTGCGAGGTAGCCCTGCGTGGCAGCACGGCcgcgccggtgctgccgtcgGTTAGCAAGGCAGCAAGTAGTGGCGCCGGTAGTGGTGGTTTGAAgtccgcggcggtggtcacagcgccgccgcctttaTCGCGTCCAATAACGACTCTGGAGGACGTCGCGCGCCTCTTCGAGCTGCTGGACCCGTTCCTTGTCGAGCAACCCGACGCCCCATCTGACCTAGGGCTCATCTACAGGTACAACCCGACCGTGGAGTTtgtggaggagcagaacCTCGTGTGCCGCAttctgcacctcctctccaACGATGACCCGGCCGTCTACACAAAGATGCTGACAGGCGCACGTAAGGCTCTTCTGCAGGGCGGTGCGCGGCGCATTCCGCTCACCTACCCGACCCTGATGACGCTGCACagacgcgcagcgctgcggctctATGCCCAATATCagcgcgccgcctcctcgaaCAGCAAGTCCGACGAGGGCGAGcgggacggcgacgacgctgccacagcggcagcgtcgcaaGCGATGAAGGCGGTTCGCAAGTGTTTTAGCCACATGCACTCGGGGGACAGCAAGGGCATTCTCGAGGTGTTCGCGGTGGAGGCGCCTGTGGAGGCGCTTAAAGAGTACCTGCGCTGCTCCAACACGGCCGATGTATGCGAGCAGCCAGAGACCAGCTACGAGCTCTACGTCTCGGCGCTGACGCTGTACGAAGGTCATGTCGAGGATACTCGTGATCAAATTGACAGCCTTGTCGCTTGCGTGAACTCCATCTATCAGATGCGCCACATGGCGGAGGAAAACTACGAAGTGCTGGCGGCGAGGATTTGTCAGTACGCGTCGAAGATGCTCAAGAAGCGTGACCAGAGCTACCTCATCGCCATATGTGCAGCGCTCTTCGCAAAGAAGCAACTCTCTCGCGAGAGCCAGGAGCGCGTGCAGGAGTGCCTGCGGCGGTCGCTGAAGTTAGCGGGGCAAGTTCTTGCCCTTGCACAACTAGAGCTgtacgtgcagctgctgaacatCTTCCTGCGCTTCTTCACACCCAAGAGCGGCTACCTGGTGTCTGTCGAGCTTGTGAATGAGTTGATCGAGAAGATCACCGAGACgagcgaggtgcagcgcagcgaagtcagcgacgacggcaaccgcagcgccgtcgatAACGAGGAGAGGGACAAGGCAGCCAACACGTTCGCTAACATCCGCCTTTTCTACCGAAACATTACAAAGTACATCCGCTCTCGTCAGAGCGCGGAGGAGCGATGGAACGAAATCGACGTGTGA